One stretch of Pararhizobium qamdonense DNA includes these proteins:
- a CDS encoding MFS transporter has protein sequence MSISAPAGDEPKVSRAGLGGWMLFDWAAQPFFTVIITFIFGPYFVSRLTDDPAHGQAMWGYTLTISGIVIAVLSPVLGSIADQTGARKPWIAFFAVIKIVSLAMLWFAVPGSSLVYPFIFIILASIAAEFSIVFNDSMMSRLVGEKEIGRISNMAWGLGYLGGMIVLIAVVTLLAGSPESGKTILGIDPLFGLDPATGADARITGPISALWYLVFILPMFLFTPDAQKAAVPAMTAVRSGISELRATIGELRHRSGILRFLIARMIFQDGVNGLLALGGTFAASMFAWQTVELGVYGIILNVVAIGGCLYASRLDAKLGSKVIVTASLICLTIATLGIVSTGPGYTLFGLLPLPATDSGGLFGTAAEKAYIVFGLLVGIAFGPVQASSRSYMARSVSPEEAGRYFGIYALSGRATTFLAPAAVATVTLMTGSARIGMMALVVFLAVGLLILIRTPYPANRPA, from the coding sequence GTGAGCATTTCAGCACCGGCCGGCGACGAACCGAAAGTATCGCGCGCCGGCCTTGGCGGCTGGATGCTGTTCGACTGGGCGGCGCAGCCGTTCTTCACCGTGATCATCACCTTCATCTTCGGCCCCTATTTCGTGTCACGGCTCACGGATGATCCGGCTCACGGCCAGGCCATGTGGGGCTATACGCTGACCATCTCCGGCATCGTGATCGCGGTGCTTTCGCCGGTGCTCGGATCGATCGCCGACCAGACCGGCGCCCGCAAACCCTGGATCGCCTTCTTCGCCGTCATCAAGATCGTCTCGCTGGCGATGCTCTGGTTTGCGGTTCCCGGCTCTTCGCTGGTCTATCCATTCATTTTCATCATTCTTGCCTCGATCGCGGCTGAATTCTCGATCGTTTTCAATGACTCGATGATGTCGCGTCTGGTGGGTGAAAAAGAGATCGGCCGGATTTCCAACATGGCCTGGGGACTGGGCTATCTCGGCGGCATGATCGTGCTGATCGCGGTCGTAACGCTGCTTGCGGGTAGCCCGGAATCCGGCAAAACAATTCTGGGAATTGACCCGTTGTTTGGGCTCGATCCGGCAACCGGCGCCGACGCGCGGATCACCGGGCCGATCTCGGCCCTCTGGTATCTGGTGTTCATCCTGCCGATGTTCCTGTTTACACCCGATGCGCAGAAGGCGGCCGTGCCCGCGATGACTGCGGTGCGTAGCGGAATATCGGAGCTGCGCGCCACGATCGGCGAATTGCGCCACCGGTCCGGCATCCTGCGCTTTCTGATCGCCCGGATGATCTTTCAGGACGGGGTCAACGGTCTTCTGGCGCTGGGCGGCACGTTTGCAGCCAGCATGTTTGCCTGGCAGACGGTCGAACTTGGCGTCTATGGCATCATTCTCAATGTGGTGGCGATCGGCGGCTGCCTCTATGCCAGCCGGCTTGATGCGAAGCTCGGATCGAAGGTGATCGTCACCGCCAGCCTCATCTGTCTGACCATCGCCACGCTCGGGATCGTCTCGACCGGGCCCGGTTATACGCTGTTCGGCCTGCTCCCGCTGCCGGCAACCGATTCAGGCGGCCTTTTCGGCACCGCTGCGGAAAAGGCCTATATCGTCTTCGGCCTTCTGGTCGGTATTGCGTTTGGCCCGGTCCAGGCGTCGTCCCGCTCCTACATGGCGCGCAGCGTCAGCCCCGAAGAGGCCGGCCGGTATTTCGGCATCTATGCGCTCTCCGGACGCGCCACGACCTTCCTCGCCCCCGCCGCCGTCGCCACCGTGACGCTGATGACAGGCTCCGCCCGCATCGGCATGATGGCGCTGGTCGTGTTCTTGGCTGTTGGATTGCTGATCCTCATTCGCACTCCTTATCCGGCGAATAGACCTGCATAA
- a CDS encoding NAD-glutamate dehydrogenase → MGTKYNPKKDRHFEAVSDAGKALGLKMLAPEILFRRASHDDLDAYTPDMLALTAAHALEAINRTESDRPVISVETVEGIAPGGNDVSVLSVTDRNMPFLYDSIMGEVTTTHRDIHLAVHPILVLEAGKPAKIFDPEKKSDPAARISHIQIHLARLTETEAEDLKDRIANVLSQVHQAVGDWSEMTVLLDQAMNELENHAPSRKKGDRDEALAFLRWLRANNFTFLGMREYTYSGKGDDAVVERGEGRGLGILSNPDVRVLRQGKDAVLTTPEILAFLNGPDFLIVTKANVKSVVHRRAYMDYIGVKRFDEAGNVTGELRIVGLFTSSAYTRPAADIPLLRFKVEKIVDHFGFDPQSHSGKMLTNTLESYPRDDLFQIDISLLASFCEQINELADRPRIRVLPRIDHFDRFVSVIVYVPREQYDSDVREKIGAYLKTVYDGRVSAYYPAFPEGGLARVHFIIGRSGGKTPRVAQAKLEDAVRDIVTRWIDRFKLLARHDGVEISVDAAYQAAFTPAEAHADLADIAACSPDDPIRIAFYQKRGKGPQSLELKIFHTGEPVSLSHRVPLLENLGFRVISEQTYDITVSCAKGGERLVVLHDMELIHRDGYLLNLDKTGPMLEEAYLSAWNGLVEDDSFNRLILLAGLSAREVTVLRAYARYLRQTGITYSQGYLAETLNKYPSIAADIFKLFVTRMDPKLEDKPKTKRTAALRAAIEEALNAVPSLDEDQILRRYVNAIEATLRTNYFQRDTSGNPKVMLAFKLDPKILDGLPEPRPFREIFVYGTQVEGVHLRFGKVARGGLRWSDRSQDYRTEVLGLVKAQQVKNAVIVPVGAKGGFYPKQLPAGGTRDEIFKAGTEAYKTYIRTMLSITDNIVGQDIVAPADTLRLDGDDPYFVVAADKGTATFSDTANGLAQEAGFWLDDAFASGGSAGYDHKKMGITARGAWETVKRHFREMNIDIQTTPFTVVGVGDMSGDVFGNGMLLSEKIRLIAAFDHRDIIIDPDPDIEKSFAERKRMFDLPRSSWQDYDRSTLSRGAMIIPRTEKSVTLTPQAMAAIGLEKSQATPSEIMTAILKSPVDLLWFGGIGTYVRGANETDADVGDRANDAIRITADDVGAKVIGEGANLGVTQRGRIGFGLKGGRCNSDAIDNSAGVNSSDFEVNIKIALASAMRDERLTRAKRNTLLASMTDEVAALVLRNNYEQSLSISLTEMQGAGNRTALARLMTRLEADGHLNRKVEVLPNDLALSERYQSGKTLTRAEIGVLLSYAKIVLFDEIVASGLPDDDYLATTLRDYFPAKMHRAHAADINGHRLRREIIATVLANDVINRGGPAFVSTLIDQTGFMPADVVKAAVLTRDGYDLTRIYSDIDALDNVISGAVQNELYQEAAHIFAIVTERTLRTTAMQAPLGEAIEQLRDALRKLKTALQSSLPEDATAEVRQRTDYFIERGVPAALAEEIASLAVMTFVPEIIQIAADTGVSLARTAQSYFGVTQNLRIARLLAAAERVSATEQYEAMALSRSINDIATARKDITIAALTDKKDERNPVAAWRDSDNSRISRVTDQLTQLTEKGETTLAKITVAAGLLSDLAQNRMR, encoded by the coding sequence ATGGGCACCAAATACAATCCGAAAAAAGACCGTCATTTCGAAGCGGTGAGCGACGCCGGCAAGGCGCTTGGGCTCAAAATGCTTGCTCCGGAAATCCTTTTTCGCCGCGCCAGCCATGACGATCTTGATGCCTACACGCCCGATATGCTGGCGCTGACTGCCGCCCATGCACTTGAAGCCATCAACCGCACGGAAAGCGATAGGCCGGTCATCAGCGTCGAGACCGTCGAGGGGATTGCGCCCGGCGGCAACGACGTTTCGGTTCTGTCCGTTACCGACCGCAATATGCCGTTTCTCTACGATTCCATCATGGGGGAAGTGACCACCACCCATCGTGACATTCATCTTGCCGTGCATCCCATTCTGGTTCTCGAAGCGGGCAAGCCGGCTAAGATCTTCGACCCGGAAAAGAAAAGCGATCCGGCAGCACGGATCAGCCATATCCAAATCCATCTCGCCCGTCTGACCGAAACGGAAGCCGAGGACCTGAAAGACCGGATCGCCAACGTCCTCTCCCAGGTTCACCAGGCCGTCGGCGACTGGAGCGAGATGACGGTTCTGCTCGACCAGGCGATGAACGAGCTGGAAAACCATGCGCCGAGCCGAAAAAAGGGCGATCGCGATGAGGCGCTGGCCTTCCTGCGCTGGCTGCGCGCCAATAATTTTACCTTCCTCGGCATGCGGGAATATACCTATTCCGGTAAGGGCGACGACGCCGTGGTCGAGCGTGGCGAAGGCCGTGGCCTGGGCATTCTCTCCAATCCCGATGTGCGCGTGCTGCGCCAGGGCAAGGATGCGGTGCTGACGACGCCGGAGATTCTGGCCTTCCTTAACGGTCCGGATTTCCTCATCGTCACCAAGGCCAATGTCAAATCGGTCGTGCACCGCCGCGCCTATATGGATTATATCGGAGTCAAACGCTTCGACGAAGCCGGAAATGTCACCGGCGAGTTGCGCATCGTTGGTCTCTTCACCTCCAGCGCCTATACGCGCCCAGCCGCCGACATTCCGCTGTTGCGCTTCAAGGTCGAGAAGATTGTCGATCACTTTGGTTTCGATCCGCAGAGCCATTCCGGCAAGATGCTGACCAACACGCTGGAATCCTATCCGCGTGACGATCTGTTCCAGATCGATATCAGCCTTTTGGCAAGCTTCTGCGAGCAGATCAACGAGCTGGCCGACCGGCCGCGAATCCGGGTTCTTCCGCGTATCGACCATTTCGACCGTTTCGTCTCCGTGATCGTCTACGTTCCGCGCGAGCAATATGATTCCGACGTGCGCGAGAAGATCGGTGCTTATTTAAAGACCGTCTATGACGGTCGCGTTTCGGCTTATTACCCGGCTTTCCCGGAAGGCGGCCTTGCGCGCGTGCATTTCATCATCGGCCGTTCCGGCGGCAAGACGCCGCGCGTGGCGCAGGCAAAGCTCGAAGACGCGGTTCGCGATATCGTCACCCGCTGGATCGACCGGTTCAAACTGCTCGCCCGTCACGACGGCGTCGAGATCTCCGTCGATGCGGCCTATCAGGCGGCCTTCACACCGGCCGAGGCGCATGCCGATCTCGCCGATATCGCCGCCTGCTCGCCAGACGATCCGATCCGCATCGCATTTTACCAGAAGCGCGGCAAAGGCCCGCAATCGCTGGAGCTGAAGATTTTCCATACGGGCGAGCCGGTCTCGCTCTCGCACCGGGTTCCGCTCCTGGAAAATCTCGGTTTCAGGGTCATCAGCGAACAGACTTATGATATCACCGTGTCCTGCGCCAAGGGCGGCGAGAGGCTCGTCGTTCTCCACGACATGGAGCTGATCCACCGCGACGGGTACCTGCTCAATCTCGACAAGACCGGACCGATGCTGGAAGAGGCCTATCTCTCCGCCTGGAACGGCCTGGTTGAGGATGACAGCTTCAACCGGCTGATCCTGCTTGCAGGCCTCAGCGCCCGCGAAGTGACGGTGCTACGCGCCTATGCGCGCTATCTGCGCCAGACCGGCATCACCTATTCGCAAGGCTATCTGGCTGAGACGCTGAACAAATATCCTTCCATCGCAGCCGATATCTTCAAGCTGTTCGTCACCCGCATGGACCCCAAGCTGGAAGACAAGCCGAAGACGAAGCGCACGGCAGCTTTGAGAGCGGCGATCGAGGAGGCGCTCAACGCCGTCCCGAGCCTTGACGAAGACCAGATCCTGCGCCGCTACGTCAACGCCATCGAGGCGACGCTGCGCACCAACTATTTCCAGCGCGATACCAGCGGCAATCCGAAGGTGATGCTGGCATTCAAGCTGGATCCGAAAATCCTTGACGGCCTGCCGGAGCCGCGTCCCTTCCGCGAAATCTTCGTCTATGGCACCCAGGTCGAAGGCGTACACCTGCGCTTCGGCAAGGTGGCCCGTGGCGGCCTGCGCTGGTCGGACCGGTCGCAGGATTACCGCACCGAAGTGCTCGGCCTCGTCAAGGCGCAGCAGGTCAAAAACGCCGTGATCGTTCCCGTCGGCGCCAAGGGCGGGTTCTACCCCAAGCAGCTTCCTGCCGGCGGTACGCGCGACGAAATCTTCAAGGCCGGGACCGAGGCGTACAAGACCTATATCCGCACCATGCTGTCGATCACCGACAATATCGTCGGCCAGGACATCGTCGCCCCGGCCGATACGCTGCGTCTGGATGGAGACGATCCGTATTTCGTCGTCGCTGCCGACAAGGGCACCGCGACCTTCTCCGACACAGCCAACGGCCTGGCGCAGGAAGCCGGCTTCTGGCTGGACGATGCCTTTGCATCCGGCGGCTCGGCCGGCTACGACCACAAGAAGATGGGCATTACCGCGCGCGGCGCCTGGGAAACCGTCAAGCGGCACTTCCGCGAGATGAATATCGATATCCAGACGACACCCTTCACTGTTGTCGGCGTGGGCGATATGTCGGGTGACGTATTTGGCAACGGCATGCTTTTGTCTGAGAAAATCCGGCTGATCGCCGCCTTCGACCACCGCGACATCATCATCGATCCTGATCCGGACATCGAAAAATCCTTTGCCGAGCGCAAGCGTATGTTCGACCTGCCCCGCTCCAGCTGGCAGGACTATGACCGCTCGACGCTGTCACGCGGCGCCATGATCATTCCGCGCACGGAAAAGTCGGTGACGCTGACGCCGCAGGCGATGGCGGCGATCGGCCTGGAAAAAAGCCAGGCGACGCCATCGGAAATCATGACGGCGATCCTGAAGAGCCCCGTCGATCTGCTCTGGTTTGGCGGTATCGGCACCTATGTGCGCGGCGCAAACGAAACCGATGCCGATGTCGGCGACCGCGCCAATGATGCAATCCGCATCACGGCGGACGATGTCGGCGCCAAGGTCATCGGCGAGGGCGCCAATCTGGGTGTGACCCAGCGCGGCCGCATCGGCTTTGGCCTCAAGGGCGGGCGCTGCAATTCCGACGCGATCGACAACTCGGCGGGCGTCAACTCCTCCGACTTCGAGGTCAATATCAAGATCGCACTGGCCTCCGCCATGCGCGACGAGCGGCTGACGCGCGCTAAGCGCAACACGCTTCTGGCATCGATGACCGACGAGGTGGCAGCGCTGGTACTGCGCAACAATTACGAACAGTCGCTGTCGATTTCTCTGACGGAAATGCAGGGCGCCGGCAACCGGACGGCTCTTGCCCGGCTCATGACCCGGCTGGAAGCGGACGGCCATCTCAATCGTAAAGTGGAAGTGCTGCCGAACGACCTGGCTCTGAGCGAGCGCTACCAGAGCGGCAAGACGCTGACACGCGCCGAGATCGGCGTGCTTCTGTCCTACGCAAAGATCGTGCTGTTCGACGAGATTGTCGCGAGCGGTCTGCCCGACGATGATTATCTGGCAACGACATTACGCGATTATTTTCCGGCCAAGATGCACAGGGCCCATGCCGCCGATATCAACGGGCATCGGCTGCGCCGCGAGATCATCGCCACGGTTCTGGCCAATGACGTCATCAATCGCGGCGGGCCGGCCTTTGTCAGCACGCTGATCGATCAAACCGGCTTCATGCCGGCGGACGTGGTCAAGGCGGCTGTGCTCACCCGTGACGGTTATGACCTGACGCGGATCTACAGCGATATCGACGCCCTCGACAACGTGATCAGCGGCGCGGTGCAGAACGAGCTTTATCAGGAAGCCGCGCATATTTTCGCGATCGTCACCGAACGCACATTGCGGACGACAGCGATGCAGGCACCGCTCGGCGAAGCAATCGAGCAGCTGCGCGACGCGCTGCGCAAACTCAAGACCGCCTTGCAAAGCTCGCTTCCGGAGGACGCAACGGCCGAGGTACGGCAAAGGACTGATTATTTTATCGAGCGTGGCGTGCCGGCAGCTCTCGCCGAAGAGATTGCCTCTCTTGCTGTCATGACCTTCGTGCCGGAGATCATCCAGATTGCCGCCGATACCGGCGTATCGCTGGCGCGAACGGCCCAGAGCTATTTCGGCGTGACGCAGAACCTGCGGATCGCCCGGCTCCTGGCAGCTGCCGAGCGCGTTTCGGCAACCGAGCAATACGAGGCCATGGCGCTCTCGCGCAGCATCAACGACATCGCCACTGCGCGTAAAGACATCACGATTGCCGCACTCACCGACAAGAAGGATGAGCGCAATCCGGTCGCAGCCTGGCGAGACAGCGACAATAGCCGGATTTCCCGCGTTACCGACCAGCTGACGCAGTTGACGGAAAAGGGCGAGACGACACTGGCCAAAATCACGGTGGCGGCCGGTTTGCTCAGCGATCTTGCACAGAACAGGATGAGGTGA
- the pdxY gene encoding pyridoxal kinase PdxY, with protein sequence MSEPASGAVIVISSHVIRGSVGNRAAVFALETLGYPVWAVPTVILPWHPGHGPSTRVTIGEDDFNAVIDDLIRAPWAGEVRAVLSGYLGGAHQAQGVARLVNALRVNKPDLFYACDPVMGDVGGLYVPEATAVAMRDILLPLASLATPNRFELSWLCGAELETNAAILEAALSLGPARMLVTSAVPMMQGSTGNLYLSGNHALLAEHRLIDNPPNGTGDLLAALFVARLLEGLNEERALQLATASVFEIIARTGKRGADELTLERDASSLATPMAMVQMRRLMHPGQKRRS encoded by the coding sequence ATGTCCGAGCCTGCCTCCGGCGCCGTCATCGTCATTTCCAGCCATGTGATTCGCGGATCCGTCGGCAATCGCGCCGCCGTGTTTGCGCTGGAGACGCTGGGCTATCCGGTCTGGGCGGTGCCGACGGTGATCCTGCCTTGGCATCCGGGACACGGCCCCTCGACGCGGGTGACGATCGGCGAGGATGATTTCAATGCCGTCATCGACGATCTCATTCGTGCACCTTGGGCGGGGGAAGTCCGGGCCGTCCTCTCCGGCTATCTTGGCGGCGCCCATCAGGCGCAAGGTGTCGCACGTCTGGTGAACGCTTTGCGGGTGAACAAGCCGGACCTGTTTTATGCCTGCGACCCGGTGATGGGCGATGTGGGCGGGCTCTACGTGCCGGAGGCGACGGCGGTCGCGATGCGCGACATCTTGTTGCCGCTCGCCTCTCTCGCCACGCCCAACCGGTTCGAACTGTCCTGGCTGTGTGGCGCAGAGCTTGAAACGAACGCTGCCATTTTGGAAGCGGCGCTGTCGCTCGGGCCCGCCCGCATGCTGGTCACGTCTGCCGTCCCGATGATGCAGGGCAGTACCGGCAATCTCTATCTGTCGGGCAATCATGCGCTTCTGGCCGAGCACCGGCTGATCGACAATCCACCGAACGGCACCGGCGATCTCCTGGCGGCACTGTTTGTCGCGCGGCTTCTGGAAGGGCTGAACGAGGAGCGGGCCTTGCAGCTCGCCACCGCCAGCGTCTTTGAGATTATCGCCCGCACCGGCAAGCGCGGCGCCGATGAATTGACGCTCGAGCGGGATGCTTCCAGTCTGGCAACGCCGATGGCGATGGTTCAGATGCGCAGGCTGATGCATCCCGGGCAGAAACGCCGGTCCTGA
- a CDS encoding carbonic anhydrase, translated as MQRFPEYLLNGYNNFMSGRFSEQQQRYKALAETGQQPKTLVVACCDSRSAPETIFDSGPGELFVVRNVANLVPPYEPDGQYHSTSAALEFAVQVLKVSDIVVMGHGRCGGIKAALDVNAEPLSPGDFIGRWMNLLKPAAEQIHSNNIMTAAERQRALERVSIRNSIANLRTFPCVQILEQRGKLQLHGAWFDISTGELWVMDPKTGDFLRPGM; from the coding sequence ATGCAGCGTTTCCCGGAATATTTGCTGAACGGCTACAACAACTTCATGAGCGGCCGCTTTAGCGAGCAGCAGCAGCGCTACAAGGCTTTGGCCGAAACCGGCCAGCAGCCGAAAACCCTGGTCGTTGCCTGTTGTGACAGCCGCTCGGCGCCGGAAACCATTTTCGACAGCGGTCCGGGCGAGCTTTTCGTGGTGCGCAACGTTGCCAATCTGGTGCCCCCTTATGAGCCGGACGGGCAATACCACTCGACATCGGCGGCGCTTGAGTTCGCCGTGCAGGTGTTGAAGGTCAGCGATATCGTCGTCATGGGCCATGGCCGCTGCGGCGGCATCAAGGCAGCGCTGGATGTCAATGCCGAGCCGCTCTCCCCCGGCGATTTCATCGGCCGCTGGATGAACCTTTTGAAACCCGCTGCCGAACAGATCCACAGCAACAACATCATGACGGCGGCTGAGCGCCAGCGGGCGCTGGAGCGGGTCTCCATCCGCAATTCCATCGCCAATCTGCGCACGTTCCCTTGCGTCCAGATCCTCGAGCAGCGCGGCAAGCTGCAGCTGCACGGCGCCTGGTTCGATATTTCAACCGGCGAGCTTTGGGTGATGGACCCGAAGACCGGCGATTTTTTGCGCCCGGGGATGTGA
- a CDS encoding lytic murein transglycosylase encodes MRKAKCVLAGFTAMIAAAILPSVASAAQCSNTSAGFDAWVEDFKGEAAGRGISPSVLNKAFANVTYNKATIRADRGQKSFKLSLNQFMQKRGGQTIISRGKKMKAQNAALFNSIENRYGVPAGPIIAIWGMETGFGGFMGKEHTLSAVSTLAFDCRRSDYFTNQLYAALTLVQRGDLSPDARGAAHGEIGQTQFLPANVLKYGVDGDGNGHVDMVRSKADALFSTANFLRGHGWSAGGGYQPGQANFGAIQGWNAASVYQQAIAIIGAEIDGG; translated from the coding sequence ATGCGCAAGGCAAAATGCGTACTGGCAGGTTTCACGGCGATGATTGCGGCAGCGATCCTGCCATCGGTGGCATCGGCTGCGCAATGCAGCAACACATCGGCAGGCTTCGACGCCTGGGTCGAGGATTTCAAGGGCGAGGCCGCCGGCCGCGGCATCAGCCCGTCGGTGCTGAACAAGGCCTTCGCCAACGTCACCTATAATAAGGCGACGATCCGCGCCGACCGTGGGCAGAAGAGCTTCAAGCTATCGCTGAACCAGTTCATGCAGAAGCGTGGCGGCCAGACGATCATTTCGCGCGGCAAGAAGATGAAGGCGCAGAACGCCGCTCTCTTCAATTCCATCGAAAACCGCTATGGCGTTCCGGCCGGCCCGATCATCGCGATCTGGGGCATGGAAACCGGTTTTGGCGGCTTCATGGGCAAGGAACACACGTTGTCGGCTGTATCGACGCTGGCCTTCGATTGCCGCCGTTCCGACTATTTCACCAACCAGCTCTATGCGGCGCTGACCCTCGTCCAACGCGGCGATCTGAGCCCGGACGCGCGCGGCGCGGCGCACGGCGAAATCGGCCAGACGCAGTTCCTGCCGGCCAATGTGCTGAAATACGGCGTCGATGGCGACGGCAACGGCCATGTCGACATGGTCCGCTCCAAGGCGGACGCGCTGTTTTCGACCGCCAACTTTCTGCGCGGCCACGGCTGGAGCGCCGGTGGTGGTTATCAGCCAGGCCAGGCCAATTTTGGCGCGATCCAAGGCTGGAACGCTGCCAGCGTCTACCAGCAGGCCATCGCCATCATCGGCGCCGAGATCGACGGCGGCTGA
- a CDS encoding aspartate-semialdehyde dehydrogenase, translated as MGFKIAIAGATGNVGREMLNILEERGFPADEVVALASARSQGTEVSFGDKTLKVKNLENYDFSDTDICLMSAGGAVSLKWSPKIGAQGCVVIDNSSAWRYDQDVPLVVPEVNPDAITQFTKRNIIANPNCSTAQLVVALKPLHDFAKIKRVVVATYQSVSGAGKDGMDELFNQTRAVFVADPMESKKFTKRIAFNVIPHIDVFMEDGYTKEEWKVMAETKKILDPKIKLTCTAVRVPVFIGHSEAINIEFENEITADQARDILREAPGCLVIDKHENGGYITPYESAGEDATYISRIREDATVENGLNIWVVSDNLRKGAALNAIQIAELLVSRGLIKAKKQAA; from the coding sequence ATGGGTTTCAAGATTGCTATTGCCGGCGCGACCGGAAATGTTGGCCGCGAAATGCTGAACATCCTGGAAGAACGCGGCTTTCCGGCGGATGAAGTCGTGGCGCTGGCCTCGGCCCGAAGCCAGGGCACCGAAGTCTCCTTCGGCGACAAGACGCTGAAGGTCAAAAACCTGGAAAACTACGATTTTTCCGACACCGACATTTGCCTGATGTCGGCCGGCGGCGCCGTGTCGCTGAAGTGGTCGCCGAAGATCGGCGCACAGGGCTGCGTCGTCATCGACAATTCCTCGGCCTGGCGCTACGATCAGGACGTGCCGCTGGTGGTTCCGGAAGTGAACCCCGACGCCATCACCCAGTTTACCAAGCGCAACATCATCGCCAACCCGAATTGCTCGACCGCGCAACTCGTCGTGGCGCTGAAGCCGCTGCATGATTTCGCCAAGATCAAGCGCGTCGTCGTCGCCACCTACCAGTCGGTCTCCGGCGCCGGCAAGGACGGCATGGACGAACTGTTCAACCAGACCCGCGCCGTCTTCGTTGCCGATCCGATGGAGAGCAAGAAGTTCACCAAGCGCATCGCCTTCAACGTCATCCCGCACATCGATGTATTCATGGAAGACGGCTACACGAAGGAAGAGTGGAAGGTGATGGCCGAAACCAAGAAGATCCTTGATCCGAAGATCAAGCTGACCTGCACGGCCGTGCGCGTCCCGGTTTTCATCGGCCATTCGGAAGCGATCAATATCGAATTCGAAAACGAGATCACCGCCGATCAGGCCCGCGATATCCTGCGCGAAGCGCCGGGCTGCCTCGTCATCGACAAGCATGAGAACGGCGGCTACATCACGCCTTACGAAAGCGCTGGCGAAGACGCGACCTATATTTCGCGCATCCGCGAGGACGCCACCGTCGAGAACGGCCTGAACATCTGGGTGGTTTCCGACAACCTGCGCAAGGGTGCGGCCCTCAACGCCATCCAGATTGCCGAACTTCTCGTCAGTCGCGGCCTCATCAAGGCGAAGAAACAGGCTGCCTGA